A genomic segment from Pistricoccus aurantiacus encodes:
- a CDS encoding glycosyltransferase encodes MSIIIIAPVHAWDDVRVFKKQAVSLARSGFDVKLIARIEKKDFIDGVEVIPPAGSSKNRFLRFLSIPLISFQALFLKGEIYHLHNPDTIPIAFFLRLFGSKIIYDTHEDFTQRILSRYWLPKILRGFFAWAVGRAEVLTARVAQASIATQREVAERLGNKCLIIKNLPRVDDELIEQVSKLTNQINDKGCIFRVVYIGGVSPARGLYEMVDALPKVNEEIDCRLWLIGRAQQEFLESASKRKGWDYVDYFSKMAQEKAFAYVKKSDIGLIYINDVGGHAMIDPNKIYEYMTFSKPFVASNFKKWREDFEGINAGVFIEPGSSDKLSESLLKLARLDKKELEKMGNNGKKFVDHNNWEKEYQRLLKIYEGILGCHSAS; translated from the coding sequence ATGTCGATTATCATTATCGCTCCTGTGCATGCTTGGGATGATGTGCGTGTCTTTAAAAAACAGGCTGTGTCTCTCGCCAGGTCGGGTTTCGACGTCAAGTTGATAGCTCGTATAGAAAAAAAGGATTTTATCGATGGCGTTGAAGTCATACCACCAGCAGGAAGCAGCAAGAATAGATTTCTAAGGTTCTTGTCAATACCGTTAATTTCATTTCAAGCTTTATTCTTGAAAGGCGAGATTTACCATCTTCATAATCCGGACACTATTCCTATTGCTTTTTTTTTACGCCTTTTCGGCAGTAAAATAATTTACGATACACACGAAGATTTTACGCAAAGAATACTTTCACGATACTGGCTGCCAAAAATTTTAAGAGGCTTTTTTGCATGGGCTGTTGGCAGGGCTGAGGTGCTGACAGCGCGTGTTGCGCAGGCTTCTATCGCTACGCAACGAGAAGTTGCCGAGCGCCTGGGTAATAAATGTCTGATAATCAAAAATTTACCTAGAGTCGATGATGAGCTAATCGAGCAAGTATCTAAATTAACTAATCAAATAAATGACAAAGGATGTATCTTCAGGGTTGTCTATATTGGTGGCGTCAGTCCGGCACGAGGCCTCTACGAAATGGTAGATGCTCTACCTAAAGTCAACGAAGAGATCGATTGTCGTTTATGGTTGATCGGGCGTGCGCAGCAAGAATTTCTCGAGAGTGCTTCAAAAAGAAAAGGCTGGGATTACGTGGATTATTTTTCCAAAATGGCTCAGGAAAAAGCATTTGCCTATGTAAAAAAATCCGACATTGGCTTGATATACATTAATGACGTTGGCGGTCACGCTATGATTGACCCAAATAAAATTTATGAATATATGACCTTTTCCAAGCCTTTTGTCGCGAGCAATTTCAAGAAATGGCGAGAAGACTTTGAAGGTATCAATGCGGGCGTTTTTATTGAACCCGGTAGCTCGGATAAACTTTCTGAAAGCTTGTTGAAGCTTGCTCGCCTAGACAAGAAGGAATTAGAAAAAATGGGTAATAACGGCAAAAAGTTTGTTGATCATAATAACTGGGAAAAAGAGTACCAGCGCCTTTTGAAAATTTATGAAGGCATACTCGGATGCCATTCCGCCAGTTAA
- a CDS encoding glycosyltransferase family 4 protein → MRVIYFHQHFSTPQGAAGTRSYEFARRLVKQGHQVTMVCGSYGKGNTGLVGPFKRGKRIGVVQGINIIELDISYSNDNNFFKRTFLFLMFALRSIKLVFTQEYDLLFATSTPLTAGIPGIVGRWLRGKPFVFEVRDLWPELPKEMGVITNPFVLAAMSLLEWASYKSAHRLIGLSPGIVKGIILKGVSKDKVALIPNGCDLDLFSFTGRSSESPVACKEPGHWRPENVSQDDFMAVFTGTHGIANGLNSVLGAARLLKERNRNDIKIVLIGQGKLKPELQAKAHRQQLNNVVFHDSVSKERLSGLMASADLGLQILANVPAFYYGTSPNKFFDYIAAGLPVLNNYPGWLADTIREYDCGFVVPPDDPVAFADALEAAADDTPSLERMGRNAQALASEKFDRNKLSASFVSWLEATRKEQVSCGN, encoded by the coding sequence ATGCGCGTTATCTATTTCCATCAGCACTTTTCCACTCCACAGGGCGCCGCAGGTACCCGCTCTTACGAATTTGCCCGTCGGCTAGTCAAACAAGGGCATCAAGTCACCATGGTTTGCGGTAGTTATGGAAAAGGTAACACCGGGCTTGTGGGGCCTTTCAAGCGTGGTAAGCGCATTGGTGTGGTTCAAGGAATCAATATAATAGAACTGGATATTTCGTATTCCAATGATAATAATTTTTTTAAGCGAACTTTTTTATTTTTAATGTTTGCTCTGCGTAGTATCAAGCTGGTTTTTACACAAGAGTATGACTTGTTGTTTGCCACGAGTACTCCACTGACTGCGGGTATACCGGGTATCGTTGGACGTTGGCTTCGTGGAAAACCCTTTGTTTTTGAGGTGCGTGACTTATGGCCCGAGCTTCCAAAAGAAATGGGGGTTATCACGAATCCGTTCGTTCTTGCCGCCATGAGCCTGCTCGAATGGGCTAGCTACAAAAGCGCTCATCGGTTGATTGGTTTATCCCCCGGGATAGTGAAAGGTATCATCCTCAAGGGTGTCTCAAAAGATAAGGTGGCTTTGATTCCGAATGGTTGTGATCTGGACTTGTTCTCATTTACAGGGCGCTCAAGCGAGTCGCCAGTGGCCTGTAAAGAACCAGGCCACTGGCGTCCTGAAAATGTTTCTCAAGACGATTTCATGGCGGTGTTTACAGGAACTCATGGGATTGCCAATGGATTGAACTCTGTACTTGGTGCTGCTCGCTTGTTAAAGGAAAGAAACCGCAACGATATAAAAATTGTGTTGATAGGTCAGGGTAAACTCAAACCTGAACTACAGGCCAAGGCTCATCGCCAGCAACTGAACAATGTTGTGTTTCATGACTCGGTGTCCAAGGAAAGGCTTTCTGGTCTAATGGCCAGTGCCGATCTGGGTTTGCAGATCCTAGCCAATGTGCCAGCATTTTACTACGGAACATCGCCCAACAAGTTCTTTGACTATATTGCGGCTGGTCTGCCCGTGCTCAACAACTATCCCGGCTGGTTGGCGGATACGATTCGAGAATACGACTGTGGCTTTGTAGTGCCGCCGGATGACCCGGTGGCATTCGCCGATGCCCTCGAAGCCGCGGCTGACGATACACCCTCACTTGAGAGAATGGGCCGTAATGCTCAAGCTCTGGCCAGTGAAAAATTCGATCGTAACAAGCTATCGGCGTCCTTTGTCAGTTGGCTTGAAGCCACGAGGAAAGAGCAGGTTTCTTGTGGCAATTGA
- a CDS encoding sugar transferase: MLKRFFDILVSAAVLVFFTPVIIVLMIVIRRKLGSPVFFHQVRPGLNGAPFKMVKFRSMLDAYDNEGHPLPNEQRLTSFGRFLRSTSLDELPELWNVLKGDMSLVGPRPLLMEYLPLYDSHQARRHEAKPGVTGWAQVNGRNAISWQKKFDLDVWYVDHQTFWLDLKILLLTVKKVFVRDGINHSDNTTMPKFTGNFRK, encoded by the coding sequence ATGCTGAAGCGTTTTTTTGATATTCTTGTTTCCGCCGCGGTCCTAGTCTTTTTCACGCCAGTTATTATCGTGTTGATGATCGTGATACGAAGGAAGCTGGGTTCTCCCGTTTTTTTTCATCAGGTTCGGCCTGGGTTGAATGGGGCTCCCTTCAAGATGGTCAAGTTTCGTAGCATGTTGGATGCTTATGATAATGAGGGCCATCCATTACCTAACGAGCAGCGCCTGACGTCTTTTGGCAGATTTCTTCGTTCGACAAGTCTGGATGAGCTGCCTGAACTGTGGAATGTCTTGAAAGGCGATATGAGCCTCGTCGGCCCCAGACCATTATTGATGGAGTATTTACCACTCTACGATAGCCATCAGGCGAGGCGCCATGAAGCAAAACCCGGTGTGACGGGATGGGCTCAGGTCAATGGACGCAACGCCATCTCCTGGCAGAAAAAATTCGATCTGGACGTATGGTATGTCGATCATCAGACTTTCTGGCTCGACCTGAAAATTTTGCTCTTGACCGTCAAGAAGGTTTTCGTTCGAGACGGAATCAATCACTCTGATAACACTACCATGCCTAAATTCACCGGTAACTTTCGCAAGTAA
- a CDS encoding DegT/DnrJ/EryC1/StrS family aminotransferase, producing the protein MLNGNFSPWPSYTEEEAQAVSRVLLSNRVNYWTGQEGRKFEKEFATFADSEYAIAVSNGTTALDLALKSLEIGPGDEVIVTSRTFLASVSSIVIAGAIPVFADVDRDSQNIAMESVTDKITPRTKAIIAVHLAGWPCDMSALMELAARHELYVIEDCAQAHGATYRGRSVGSIGHVGCWSFCQDKIMTTGGEGGMVTTNDRNLWKAMWAYKDHGKSWDAVYEREHPPGFRWLHESFGTNWRLTELQSVIGRIQLSRMPGWKRSRQDNAGRIWQTARECPGLRVPLVPDHLEHACYKCYVFVEPERLADGWNRDRIMEEVLSRGVPCFSGSCSEVYLEAAFDGTSYRPPHPLPVARELGETSLMFLVHPTLEESEIQQTCHVLREVMVLASR; encoded by the coding sequence ATGCTGAATGGAAATTTCTCTCCCTGGCCATCTTATACCGAAGAGGAAGCACAAGCCGTTTCTCGTGTGCTGCTTTCCAATCGGGTGAATTACTGGACTGGTCAGGAAGGGCGTAAGTTCGAGAAAGAGTTTGCTACTTTTGCCGATAGTGAATACGCCATCGCGGTATCCAACGGGACCACTGCGCTGGATCTGGCGCTAAAAAGCCTGGAAATCGGCCCGGGTGATGAAGTCATCGTCACCTCGAGGACGTTTTTGGCTTCGGTATCGAGTATCGTCATTGCCGGTGCGATTCCTGTCTTTGCGGACGTCGATCGAGATTCGCAGAATATTGCCATGGAAAGCGTCACGGACAAGATCACACCCCGCACCAAGGCGATTATTGCCGTACACCTGGCAGGCTGGCCTTGCGATATGTCTGCGCTCATGGAGTTGGCGGCCAGGCACGAGCTATATGTCATCGAGGACTGCGCTCAGGCTCATGGCGCGACATATCGAGGCAGGAGCGTCGGATCGATAGGCCATGTCGGCTGCTGGTCCTTCTGTCAGGACAAGATCATGACAACGGGCGGCGAGGGCGGCATGGTCACCACAAATGACCGTAACCTCTGGAAGGCGATGTGGGCATACAAGGATCACGGCAAGAGCTGGGATGCTGTCTATGAGCGTGAGCATCCTCCCGGTTTTCGCTGGTTGCACGAGAGTTTCGGCACTAACTGGCGTTTGACGGAGCTGCAGTCCGTCATCGGGCGTATCCAGCTGTCACGCATGCCCGGGTGGAAACGGTCGAGGCAGGACAATGCAGGGCGTATCTGGCAGACGGCTCGGGAATGCCCGGGGCTGCGCGTGCCATTGGTGCCGGACCATCTAGAACACGCTTGCTACAAATGCTATGTCTTCGTTGAGCCTGAACGACTCGCTGATGGCTGGAACCGGGATCGCATCATGGAAGAGGTATTGTCGCGTGGCGTTCCCTGCTTTTCAGGCTCCTGTTCCGAAGTGTACCTGGAAGCCGCCTTCGATGGGACGTCATATCGACCGCCGCATCCTTTGCCTGTCGCCAGAGAGCTTGGAGAAACCAGTCTGATGTTTCTCGTTCATCCCACGCTCGAGGAGTCGGAAATACAGCAAACCTGTCATGTCTTACGCGAGGTCATGGTCTTGGCGAGTCGCTAG
- a CDS encoding RNA methyltransferase, whose translation MLTNIRIVLVHTFHPGNIGQAARAMKTMGLSELVLVNPRSFPHEEASRLAAGAKDIVERARVVDSLPEAVKDCVQVVGASARPRSLPLPHFDEPDRMAQALIQNAGLAPVALVFGRERSGLTNSEIRCCSHQVSIPANPDYGILNLAQAVQVLAYELFQARQKRADHEIPFRRPAQEPLPTQEQMKHFHEHLSQVVQKSGFLTQPHAQTERQLQAIFTRAQPSRKELSLLRGLLNALSRDT comes from the coding sequence ATGCTGACCAATATTCGCATCGTACTCGTTCACACCTTCCATCCCGGCAATATCGGACAGGCCGCTCGCGCCATGAAGACCATGGGACTGTCCGAACTCGTCCTGGTCAATCCGCGCAGCTTTCCTCACGAAGAGGCATCTCGCCTGGCCGCTGGAGCGAAAGACATCGTCGAGAGGGCAAGAGTCGTCGATTCCCTGCCGGAGGCGGTGAAAGACTGCGTTCAGGTCGTCGGCGCCAGTGCAAGGCCGAGAAGCTTGCCCTTGCCACATTTCGATGAGCCTGACCGCATGGCCCAAGCGCTGATTCAAAACGCGGGGCTGGCGCCGGTAGCACTAGTATTCGGCCGTGAGCGGTCAGGCTTGACCAATTCAGAAATTCGCTGCTGTAGTCATCAGGTCAGCATTCCGGCCAATCCGGATTACGGTATCTTGAATCTCGCCCAGGCTGTACAAGTGCTCGCTTACGAGCTGTTCCAAGCCAGACAAAAGCGGGCAGATCATGAAATCCCCTTCCGCCGCCCGGCTCAAGAGCCGCTTCCGACGCAAGAACAAATGAAACATTTTCACGAGCATCTTTCTCAAGTGGTGCAAAAAAGCGGCTTTCTGACTCAGCCACACGCTCAGACTGAACGACAGCTACAGGCAATATTCACTCGGGCACAACCAAGCCGAAAGGAATTATCGCTACTGCGCGGGCTGCTCAATGCCCTTTCCAGGGATACATAG
- the groL gene encoding chaperonin GroEL (60 kDa chaperone family; promotes refolding of misfolded polypeptides especially under stressful conditions; forms two stacked rings of heptamers to form a barrel-shaped 14mer; ends can be capped by GroES; misfolded proteins enter the barrel where they are refolded when GroES binds) — protein sequence MAAKQVKFSDDARKRMARGVDVLANAVKITLGPKGRNVVLEKSFGAPTVTKDGVSVAKEIELKDKFENMGAQMVKEVASKTSDVAGDGTTTATVLAQAIVNEGLKGVIAGMNPMDLKRGIDQAVIAAVEEVRKLSVPCTEPKSIAQVGTISANGDARIGEIIAEAMQKVGKEGVITVDEGRGFEDELEVVEGMQFDRGYLSPYFVTNQETMAVELEDPFLLMVDKKISNIRELLPVLEAVAKSGKPLAIIAEDIEGEALATLVVNTMRGIVKVAAAKAPGFGDRRKSMLQDIAILTNGTVISEEVGLTLEQATLDHLGSAKRITMSKENTTIIDGAGAEGDIEARVGQIRAQIEETSSDYDREKLQERVAKLAGGVAVIRVGAATEVEMKEKKARVEDALHSTRAAVEEGVVPGGGTALVRILNKLVDLQGDNEDQTHGIAIARRAMEAPLRQIVTNAGEEASVILNRVKDGEGNFGYNAQTGEYGDLFEMGVIDPAKVTRSALQSAGSVAGLMITTEAMIADDPDEKDAAPDMGGMGGMGGMGGMM from the coding sequence ATGGCAGCGAAACAGGTCAAGTTTTCCGACGATGCCCGCAAGCGTATGGCGCGCGGTGTGGATGTTCTCGCCAATGCGGTGAAAATTACCCTAGGGCCGAAAGGTCGTAACGTCGTGCTGGAAAAATCCTTTGGCGCACCCACTGTGACCAAGGACGGCGTCTCCGTCGCCAAGGAAATCGAGCTTAAGGATAAGTTTGAGAACATGGGCGCACAAATGGTCAAGGAAGTCGCCTCCAAGACCTCCGACGTAGCCGGCGACGGCACCACTACTGCTACCGTACTGGCCCAAGCCATTGTCAATGAAGGTCTCAAGGGCGTGATCGCGGGCATGAATCCGATGGATCTCAAACGTGGGATCGATCAGGCTGTCATCGCCGCAGTCGAAGAAGTGCGAAAACTGTCCGTGCCCTGCACCGAGCCCAAGTCCATCGCCCAGGTTGGCACCATTTCCGCCAATGGCGATGCGCGCATCGGTGAAATCATCGCCGAGGCCATGCAGAAAGTCGGCAAGGAAGGCGTCATCACCGTCGATGAAGGTCGCGGTTTTGAAGACGAGCTGGAAGTGGTCGAAGGGATGCAATTCGACCGTGGCTATCTGTCACCCTACTTCGTGACCAACCAGGAAACCATGGCGGTGGAACTGGAAGATCCTTTCCTGCTGATGGTCGACAAGAAAATCTCCAACATCCGGGAACTGCTGCCGGTATTGGAAGCTGTGGCAAAATCCGGCAAGCCGCTGGCGATCATTGCCGAAGATATTGAAGGCGAAGCGCTGGCGACGCTAGTGGTCAACACCATGCGCGGCATCGTCAAGGTTGCAGCCGCCAAGGCCCCCGGCTTCGGCGATCGTCGCAAGTCCATGCTTCAGGATATCGCCATCCTGACCAATGGCACCGTGATTTCAGAGGAAGTTGGTTTGACTCTCGAGCAGGCAACTCTGGATCATCTGGGTAGCGCCAAGCGCATCACCATGTCCAAGGAAAACACCACCATCATCGATGGCGCCGGCGCTGAAGGTGATATCGAGGCTCGCGTTGGCCAGATCCGCGCGCAGATCGAAGAAACGTCTTCCGATTACGATCGTGAAAAGCTGCAAGAGCGGGTTGCCAAACTGGCGGGCGGCGTCGCTGTCATCCGCGTGGGCGCAGCAACTGAAGTGGAAATGAAAGAAAAGAAGGCACGTGTTGAAGACGCTCTGCATTCCACTCGTGCCGCTGTGGAAGAAGGTGTGGTGCCTGGCGGCGGTACCGCTCTGGTTCGTATCTTGAACAAGCTGGTTGATCTGCAAGGCGATAACGAAGATCAGACGCATGGTATCGCTATCGCACGTCGCGCCATGGAAGCACCGCTGCGCCAGATCGTGACCAACGCCGGCGAAGAAGCCTCTGTGATTCTTAACCGTGTCAAGGATGGGGAAGGCAACTTCGGTTACAATGCGCAAACCGGCGAGTATGGCGACCTGTTCGAAATGGGTGTCATCGATCCGGCCAAGGTAACTCGCAGCGCCCTGCAGTCTGCAGGTTCTGTTGCTGGTCTGATGATCACTACCGAAGCCATGATCGCCGATGATCCGGACGAGAAAGATGCTGCACCGGACATGGGTGGCATGGGCGGTATGGGTGGCATGGGCGGTATGATGTAA
- a CDS encoding co-chaperone GroES, with the protein MNIRPLHDRVIIRRVEEEQKTAGGIVLPGNAQEKPTRGEVLAVGNGRILDNGEVRPLDVKVGDNVIFKEGFGVEKQKIDGEEVLIMSESDILAVVEG; encoded by the coding sequence ATGAATATTCGTCCCTTGCACGATCGCGTCATTATCCGTCGCGTGGAAGAAGAACAGAAAACGGCTGGCGGTATCGTGCTTCCGGGCAATGCCCAGGAAAAACCCACTCGGGGTGAGGTTCTTGCCGTGGGCAACGGTCGTATCCTGGATAACGGCGAAGTTCGCCCGCTGGACGTGAAAGTCGGCGACAACGTGATCTTCAAGGAAGGTTTCGGCGTCGAAAAACAGAAAATCGACGGTGAAGAGGTATTGATCATGAGCGAGTCCGACATTCTTGCCGTGGTCGAAGGCTAA
- a CDS encoding FxsA family protein encodes MPLLLFFTLFALLDFVILFTVGSKIGLLTTLILVLATGFIGLHLVRREGVATFMRAQQRLAQGEIPSNELMTGAALIFGGALLMAPGFLSDALGIACLLPKARKTLGRLLAKLSYNVKVKGFSQRYQPSNDWEQAGRKGRASENPEETNKPRGQEGKPLEGDFIAKDEPRR; translated from the coding sequence TGCTCTTGTTTTTTACTCTTTTTGCTCTGCTCGATTTCGTCATTCTATTTACAGTCGGTAGCAAAATAGGATTGCTGACCACCTTGATTCTGGTACTGGCGACCGGTTTCATCGGCCTCCATCTAGTACGCCGCGAAGGCGTTGCCACTTTCATGCGCGCTCAGCAGCGTCTTGCTCAAGGAGAGATCCCCTCCAATGAACTGATGACCGGCGCCGCGCTGATTTTCGGCGGCGCTCTGTTGATGGCTCCCGGTTTCTTGTCCGACGCGCTGGGGATTGCTTGTCTCTTGCCCAAGGCCCGCAAAACTCTCGGACGCTTGCTGGCAAAGCTCAGCTATAACGTCAAGGTCAAGGGTTTCAGCCAGCGTTACCAGCCATCGAACGACTGGGAGCAGGCAGGACGTAAAGGACGGGCCTCCGAGAATCCTGAAGAGACAAACAAGCCACGCGGTCAGGAAGGCAAGCCCTTGGAGGGAGATTTTATCGCCAAGGACGAACCGCGACGATAA